A window of Canis lupus familiaris isolate Mischka breed German Shepherd chromosome 12, alternate assembly UU_Cfam_GSD_1.0, whole genome shotgun sequence genomic DNA:
acacataaaattcatcattaCACGGGGCTTTCTTAAAAGTCTGCCTAGAGAATTATGGCACAGAGTCCATGTATTATTGGTAAAGAGTAAGGGAATTTCTATATTTGAGATTCATGTTCAGTGATTTGTGTAGCAAAAGATCATTACCATATAATATTTGCATTCTGCCTTTCTAATCCCTAAATAGTCTTAGTTGTAAGGCTAAATTAAATagtagtgagaaaaaaaaaaaaaacctaactggGGAAACGATATCACAGTACCATGATTTAGATATCCTCCGTTTTGCCTGGGAATGCCTTTCACACATTTACTACTCCACGGATCATTAGTATGAAGTCTTAACATGTACGGTGTGATTTTTGTATTTCTCACCGTGGATATTTGGCTGACTTTCAGTCTttggtgtatatatttttttaagatttacttattcatttgagagagagagcgtgtgtaagagtgggggcaggggcaaagggagagggagaaggacagaagcagactccccactgagtggtgAGCCCattgcagaactcaatcccaggaccctgagatcacaacacaagccaaaatgaaaagccagtcgcccaaccgactgagccacccaggcacccctctttggtgtattcttcttcttctttattttatttctttattctcaaataaagaaattctctttattctcaaataaagaaataattagaaataaagaaataaattctctttatttgagaataaagaattctcttttctttattcttattggttaagagagaaagagggagagagggagagagtgcaagggggaaggaggagagggagagggagaagcagactctccattgagcagggagcccgaagtagggcttgatcccaggaccctaagatcatggcctcacccaaaggcagatgcttagctgattaagccacccaggtgccctgtagtGTATTCTTATATTAAGTTCACAATGGATAGCTGTTGTCATAAagaactaaattaataaaattgatttttatagattttgttgCCTACACTAAAAGTTTTTCCTGATTGAAATTTTGCTAAGAATCAAGTAGATAtatcaaatacacacacattaaaaaaataatccattttgcTTTGTTGTTAGGCTAAGAGGCAGCAAATAACTAtgattttagctttattttaggCAAAGACATAATTTTTCATCTTGAGAACTACCCACTTAAACATGATTTAAAGGCCTCAATAGTTAACTGAGTTTTTAGTCTTTTTCACTATAATTCAgttaaataaaactgacaaaatagTTCATTGTGAAAATTGCATAGGAgatgacaaaacaaaatactaactAGCTCAACAAAATCATTACCAATATAATTCTTGCTTTGTATAAAGTGACATTTGTCATGGTGATGATTAGAAAATATTGTGATATGagtgtggatttttttctgaattaggttctttattgattttttgatGATATCCATCACTCTGTACAGAAGAGTGCCCtgtctccaaaataaaattacaagctATTTAGCAAATAAGACAGTCTAATATTAATCAGAATCACCATTGCTCCGCCTTCAAGTAtgagtagataaaaaaaaatggaaattgcaAAACTTCTATGTAATTTTGCTGATGCCAAATCATGGTAAAGAttattctagggcagcccagatggctcaatggtttagcaccgccttcagcccagggcctgatcctggagacccaggatcgagtcccacgtcgggctccctgcatggagcctacttctctctctgcctttgtctctgcctctctctctctgtatctctcattaataaataaataaaatctaaaaaaaattattctaaatttgcTCAATATGTCCAAATATATGATGATACAAATTAATTATGTCATGTTTCAGTGAATACATCATGTTTAAACAGTAAAGTGGTTCATGTagtatatgtttttgttttatcaaaaGAATGCTATCAGTGTGTTAACAAACTTCTCTACTTGTATATGGCCAGATGAACTCTCTTATGTCAAAAGATGCCCATATTCAACTCTGCCTCAGAGATAACTTTTGCTTTTCATGACAGTGCATAGGATCTTGCAGGTGTGCCATGGGTTGTGGGCCATTCCTAAGATTTCTCATTAGCTTTTTTTCCATGccaaaacccccccaaaaaatccccaaacaaaaAGCAACCTTATCAGAAAACATTAAGAGTAATGGTACTGTAGGAATAATCTGACCTTGAATTGTCCCAGCTTTCTATAAAATGAATAGCATATGATAAGCCTTGATATTTTAGCTATTGGTCAAAAATGACTTGGAGCATAGCTCACAAACAGTAGCGACCTGGAAGTTCAAAATTGCTGCTCTAAAGAATGTTACCACTGTCCCCTACCtacacaaagcaaaaactgataaacATCGATTCTACGAAACAGATTTACATACTAGTGAGCctagagaagcaggaaaaaaggcaagaagaTGTAAATAGAAGaggtattatataatttattaaacattggcaacttaaaaaatatttaacaaaagcaCTGCTCTTAGATGATGAGACTAATATGAAAGGGGACTATATTTAATCATGATCATATTTCCCCAAGTGGCAAATTCAGAACCACGATCTTAAATTCTTACAGCTAATTTTAATACATGGTAAAGTTCTACTGTGAGGCATTTTTGTATGTTGCTTTGCTTAGGTGGTAGTTCCAGGCACAACTTGGTTTTAAGAAAAGTGCATGGTACATTGCACCATCGGTCAGCCAGGTCTGCAAACCATGGTTTAAGGAAATTCACTGTATTATAATGAACATTTTCTGAGCTCTGTACTAGGCATTTATATATACTCTAGGAATGAGGAATTTATGATCCCTGCTCTTAAAAAGCTAAGTGTAGGGGAAAGTACGGGACATCTGTGGCTTTTTTCTAAATCACCTGGAAATAAGGTTGTAGGAGACGTAGGAAGGAATCCTCAGGCAATAGAGAACCCCAGTTCTCCACTCCATCTTACCCTCCCATGTGTTGGGCTGTCTGGGGAAGTAGAGGCAGATatggcaggtgggggtgggggaaggtggggTAGGGGTGGAAGGAAGGTTGGGTGAAATACAATTTACTAATTTTGGAAGTCTGTGAGCCTACTGAACAAGGTGTTTTATCTAATCTCAGTAAAATCTAAGTACAGTGCAAATAAGGACTCCTATTTGTGGTGATGGTACATTTCTAAATGAAAGGGATAAGTAATATACTTAAAAGGGGAACATTATAAAgcctctctttgtttttatatttttaaggacaaaggagaaaaaggagaacaaaatggaaaatatgctATTTTGTTGGATGTTTTTCACCCTCGGGTGGACCCTCATTGATGGATCTGAAATGGAACAGGATTTTATGTGGCACTTGAGAAAAATACCCAGGGTTGTCAGTGACAGGACTTTCCATCTCACCAGCCCCACCTTTGAGGCAGATGCTAAGATGGTGCTCAACAGAGTGTGTGGCATTGAATGCCAGAAAGaactcccagctcccagcctttCTGATCTGGAAGATTCTCTTTCCTATGAGACCGTCTTTGAGAATGGCACCCGAACCTTGACCAGAGTGAAAATTCAAGATGTGGTCCTTGAGCCAACTCAAAATATCAGCATGAAAGGAGTATCTGTTAGGAGAAAGAGACAGGTCTATGGCACAGACAGCAGGTTCAGCATCTTGGACAAAAAGTTCTTAACCAATTTCCCTTTCAATACAGCTGTGAAGCTGTCCACGGGCTGCAGTGGCATTCTCATTTCCCCCAGCCACGTTCTAACAGCTGCCCACTGTGTGCATGATGGAAAGGACTATATCAAAGGGAGTAAAAAGCTAAGGGTAGGGCTGTTGAAGATGAGAAATAAGGGTGGTGGCAAGAAACGTAGGGGTTCtaagaggagcaggagagaagtgAATGGTGGTGACCAGCGAGAGGGTGCCAAAGACAATCTGGAGAGAGCCAAgggtggaagaagaagaaaggaatctgGTCGGGGTCAGAGAGTCGCTGAGGGAAGGCCCTCCTTCCAGTGGACCCGGGTTAAGAATACCCACATCCCCAAAGGCTGGGctagaggagggaagggggatgcTGCCTTGGACTATGACTATGCTCTTCTGGAGTTGAAGCGCGctcacaaaaagaaatacatggaacTAGGAATCAGTCCAACCATCAAGAAGCTGCCTGGGGGAATGATCCACTTCTCAGGATTTGATCATGATAGGGCTGACCAGTTAGTCTACCGGTTTTGTAGTGTGTCCGATGAATCCAGTGATCTGCTCTATCAATATTGTGATGCTGAATCGGGCTCCACTGGTTCTGGGGTCTATCTACGTCTGAAAGAGCCAGATAAAAAGAACTGGAAGCGCAAAATCATTGCAGTCTATTCAGGCCATCAATGGGTGGATGTCCACGGTGTTCAGAAGGACTACAATGTGGCTGTGCGCATCACTCCCCTCAAGTACGCCCAGATTTGCCTCTGGATTCATGGAGATAATGCCAACTGTACTTACGGCTAACAGAAATCCGTACAGAGTCCATAGATTTTCTAAATCGCAGAGCACACTAGTTACAATTATTGTAGCAAGATCACTTCATAGGCTATGCCTGGACTTGAACCCTATCAATAATAGCattcaacatttttataaatttatcttttcaaaattaggagcttttcatatgtttaaaaaatcctTAGGTACAAATGCTGAAACTAGATGGGCACCTCAATGTCAAGGATATATTCTTCTTTACATGGTGATAAGTATTTGTGGGAAGTCTTTTGTTTCTATCTGCCTTCTTCAAATTAGACACTTTAAAACTTGTTTAAAACTTGTTTAAAACTTCAAACTGGTACTATAATTATGTGATTTCTTAAAGGACTTATTCTCAGGGTCCTACTCTAAGAATCTAATAGGGTGCTGGTGCATATTAAATGTGAAACCACATATACAGATGTAGACAGTAACATGATTAGAGGAAGGATAGAGACAGTAATTTACAACAGTTTGTACCGCCTGGAGATGGACCCATTCGGCTCATGCCCTCTGTGTTTATATAGTATATTCTGTTGGGTCTGAGAAactttggtttagttttttttttttttttttttttaagaattataaggTACAGCAAGCTTTATAAACAAAACTATCAACTattttactgctttaaaaaatatcgACTGAAgtgtgtattatttaaaaatgggagaaatacTTTGTTCTATGAAATGAATCTAGTTTAAAAGTAGGGAAGCTGAGGTATTTTAGGATCTCAAGTTATTATTTAACTGAAGTTCAAAACATGGATTTTTCATGAATGCAGAGGGAAGACAGTTCACAAGttataaatgattttgaaagcCTCATCATTTAATACTAGTCTTCCTGTGTGTGAGGTGTTAGAGTTTGAGGAGCAGGAATTTTAGTCTTTCTCAAGAAAGAGCCTTTCCCCTTGACAGATTTCAGCTTTCTTAATAGGGCCATACACATATTATTTGGGTGATTTCTCTGACTAGTGTTTTTagataaatctctaaaaatgaatataattgacacatatacatttaaaagaagggtctgattattttcattattattatttcagacCAAGGCTGTGCTGTCGCGCTGGCCATCATGGCAGCCCCAGCGACAGAATCAGAATCCCGGGTCTGCTTTCAGGCAAAACACAGAGTAGTTACGTATTTCTTGAATGAACGAACAGGTATTTGCTGAATGGTTGTAAAAGGAGTTTCGCTCAGGCTATTATGTTTAAAGGGTTTTAGTGATTTACAAGTGAGAGCACCATAAAATTCAGGAATTGCGGCCTAATTTCTGGTCTCCTGTTTTTGGCAGTTCCTACAGCACACATTCTTTTCTCTTGTGATTCACCTGAGTCACTGATTCTGCCAGagttcaaatttattttacatgttatttttttaagagaaaggggAGTATACCCTTGTTTAGTATGCAAAAGAATATTTGATAAGATTGTGATAAAAGGTGGTTTTATAAATCTTGTCCAAAATAGCTGGAATTCAATACAAGTATACATTCTTTACTGCAATTCTGTTTAAAAAaccattcaa
This region includes:
- the PRSS35 gene encoding inactive serine protease 35 isoform X2, which translates into the protein MCPLNHGLLYRTKEKKENKMENMLFCWMFFTLGWTLIDGSEMEQDFMWHLRKIPRVVSDRTFHLTSPTFEADAKMVLNRVCGIECQKELPAPSLSDLEDSLSYETVFENGTRTLTRVKIQDVVLEPTQNISMKGVSVRRKRQVYGTDSRFSILDKKFLTNFPFNTAVKLSTGCSGILISPSHVLTAAHCVHDGKDYIKGSKKLRVGLLKMRNKGGGKKRRGSKRSRREVNGGDQREGAKDNLERAKGGRRRKESGRGQRVAEGRPSFQWTRVKNTHIPKGWARGGKGDAALDYDYALLELKRAHKKKYMELGISPTIKKLPGGMIHFSGFDHDRADQLVYRFCSVSDESSDLLYQYCDAESGSTGSGVYLRLKEPDKKNWKRKIIAVYSGHQWVDVHGVQKDYNVAVRITPLKYAQICLWIHGDNANCTYG
- the PRSS35 gene encoding inactive serine protease 35 isoform X1, whose translation is MGAQYTHEFGQVPNYTEQGTRCRDRPETKEKKENKMENMLFCWMFFTLGWTLIDGSEMEQDFMWHLRKIPRVVSDRTFHLTSPTFEADAKMVLNRVCGIECQKELPAPSLSDLEDSLSYETVFENGTRTLTRVKIQDVVLEPTQNISMKGVSVRRKRQVYGTDSRFSILDKKFLTNFPFNTAVKLSTGCSGILISPSHVLTAAHCVHDGKDYIKGSKKLRVGLLKMRNKGGGKKRRGSKRSRREVNGGDQREGAKDNLERAKGGRRRKESGRGQRVAEGRPSFQWTRVKNTHIPKGWARGGKGDAALDYDYALLELKRAHKKKYMELGISPTIKKLPGGMIHFSGFDHDRADQLVYRFCSVSDESSDLLYQYCDAESGSTGSGVYLRLKEPDKKNWKRKIIAVYSGHQWVDVHGVQKDYNVAVRITPLKYAQICLWIHGDNANCTYG
- the PRSS35 gene encoding inactive serine protease 35 isoform X3 gives rise to the protein MENMLFCWMFFTLGWTLIDGSEMEQDFMWHLRKIPRVVSDRTFHLTSPTFEADAKMVLNRVCGIECQKELPAPSLSDLEDSLSYETVFENGTRTLTRVKIQDVVLEPTQNISMKGVSVRRKRQVYGTDSRFSILDKKFLTNFPFNTAVKLSTGCSGILISPSHVLTAAHCVHDGKDYIKGSKKLRVGLLKMRNKGGGKKRRGSKRSRREVNGGDQREGAKDNLERAKGGRRRKESGRGQRVAEGRPSFQWTRVKNTHIPKGWARGGKGDAALDYDYALLELKRAHKKKYMELGISPTIKKLPGGMIHFSGFDHDRADQLVYRFCSVSDESSDLLYQYCDAESGSTGSGVYLRLKEPDKKNWKRKIIAVYSGHQWVDVHGVQKDYNVAVRITPLKYAQICLWIHGDNANCTYG